The Phycisphaerales bacterium AB-hyl4 genome contains a region encoding:
- a CDS encoding mandelate racemase/muconate lactonizing enzyme family protein gives MKIESVDLYYLAMPAIKNIGDGSQDALLVRIAAGQWVGWGECETSPLVSMANWACPMSHSACRPVRDGVLGQRLETPADIARINAEVRKLGLDIAQTDHTLSGIDIALWDLLGKRRGEPVYRLLGDKQAYPKTPYASQLFGDDPQQTLAKARTMRDAGYAAVKFGWGPFGQGSVDADREQVAAAREGLGSELMLLVDAGTVWDEDVSAAAARLSMLDAFEVTWLEEPFVSGALAAYRELTARGSRVQMAAGEGAHNFHMARHLIDHGGIGYVQIDTGRIGGITPARRVAEYANAHDVTYVNHTFTTHLALSASLQPYAGMADHTLCEYPVEASDLATRLTKDQLRLDADGQIRVPESPGLGVDPDPAVIDQYHVDVEMYVAGRCVFRSGAIAGSNTDTAGEVARGGDMAD, from the coding sequence ATGAAGATTGAATCGGTGGACCTGTATTACCTTGCCATGCCGGCAATCAAGAACATCGGCGATGGCAGTCAGGATGCCTTGCTGGTGCGGATCGCGGCGGGACAGTGGGTCGGTTGGGGTGAATGTGAAACTTCACCCCTGGTGTCGATGGCGAACTGGGCCTGTCCCATGTCGCATTCGGCCTGTCGGCCGGTGCGTGACGGCGTGCTCGGTCAGCGGCTCGAAACTCCGGCGGACATCGCCCGCATCAACGCCGAGGTGCGCAAGCTCGGCCTGGATATCGCCCAGACCGACCACACCCTCTCAGGCATCGACATCGCCTTGTGGGATCTGCTGGGCAAGCGGCGGGGCGAGCCGGTCTACCGGCTGCTGGGTGACAAGCAGGCCTACCCTAAGACGCCGTACGCATCGCAACTGTTCGGCGACGACCCGCAGCAGACCCTGGCCAAGGCCCGTACAATGCGTGATGCGGGCTACGCCGCGGTGAAGTTCGGATGGGGTCCATTCGGTCAGGGAAGTGTGGACGCCGACCGCGAGCAAGTAGCGGCGGCGCGGGAAGGGCTTGGCAGCGAGTTGATGTTGCTCGTCGACGCCGGCACGGTATGGGACGAAGATGTCTCTGCAGCGGCCGCCCGGCTGTCCATGCTGGATGCCTTCGAGGTGACCTGGCTGGAGGAGCCGTTCGTCAGTGGCGCGTTGGCGGCTTACCGGGAACTGACGGCCCGGGGCAGCCGTGTGCAAATGGCGGCCGGTGAGGGCGCACATAACTTTCACATGGCCCGCCACCTGATCGACCATGGCGGCATCGGCTACGTCCAGATCGACACGGGCAGGATCGGCGGCATCACCCCGGCGCGACGGGTGGCCGAATATGCAAACGCGCATGACGTCACCTATGTCAACCACACCTTCACGACGCACCTGGCCCTGTCGGCTTCGCTTCAACCCTACGCGGGCATGGCCGACCACACCTTGTGCGAGTATCCGGTCGAGGCCAGCGATTTAGCCACACGGCTGACAAAGGATCAACTGAGGCTTGATGCAGACGGTCAGATTCGTGTACCGGAATCACCTGGCCTCGGCGTCGATCCGGACCCGGCCGTCATTGATCAATATCACGTCGATGTGGAGATGTATGTTGCAGGCCGATGCGTTTTTCGCAGCGGCGCGATCGCCGGCAGCAACACTGACACGGCGGGCGAAGTTGCCCGGGGCGGTGACATGGCTGATTGA
- a CDS encoding SDR family NAD(P)-dependent oxidoreductase: MSATISPNDKQTPGARVLICGASSGIGQATAQRFAREGWQVCLFARRASQLEAVRQDLIGDDHLMLAGDYSDPASISTLTTMICDAWGGLDAVVNSAGVVGPEQAVDSDIAQWRKPFDIMVNGATYLTRAVVPLMAEGGRLVHVTSIHSRRAERLASAYGMAKAAIEQYCRALALELADRHILVNAIAPGFVRTPMSVVEGVSELESDWFRDNYVRGDHLPLRRAAEPEEIAGVAFFLCGPDATYITGQVLVVDGGLTVTF; this comes from the coding sequence ATGAGCGCCACGATCTCACCAAACGATAAACAGACGCCGGGGGCTCGCGTGCTAATCTGCGGTGCCTCCTCCGGCATCGGCCAAGCCACAGCCCAACGCTTTGCCCGCGAAGGGTGGCAGGTCTGTCTGTTCGCCCGGCGGGCATCGCAACTCGAAGCAGTTCGACAGGATCTGATCGGCGACGATCATCTCATGCTCGCCGGGGATTACAGCGACCCGGCCAGCATCTCAACCCTGACTACCATGATCTGCGACGCGTGGGGCGGTTTGGACGCGGTGGTCAACAGCGCCGGCGTCGTCGGGCCGGAGCAGGCGGTGGACAGTGACATCGCTCAGTGGAGAAAGCCGTTCGACATCATGGTGAACGGCGCCACTTACCTGACGCGAGCCGTGGTGCCGTTGATGGCTGAGGGCGGACGACTGGTGCATGTCACGTCGATCCACAGTCGGCGGGCCGAGCGGCTGGCCAGCGCGTATGGGATGGCCAAGGCGGCGATCGAGCAATACTGCCGGGCACTGGCACTGGAACTCGCGGATCGACATATTCTCGTCAATGCCATCGCTCCAGGCTTCGTGCGGACGCCGATGAGCGTCGTCGAGGGGGTCAGTGAACTGGAGAGCGACTGGTTCCGGGACAACTACGTTCGTGGCGATCATCTGCCACTGCGGCGTGCGGCTGAGCCTGAAGAGATTGCGGGCGTCGCGTTCTTTCTTTGCGGACCGGATGCGACCTATATCACCGGCCAGGTGTTGGTGGTCGACGGTGGGCTGACCGTTACATTCTGA
- a CDS encoding alpha/beta hydrolase family protein, translating into MHSQFPPRCADATAIEIVAKGRYEAPNAPDGFERLQYRSAVDGYEDWVLIRNPRRMSRWLVVLHGHNASGDQLLTRPDIRKRWWPMLGDMSMGVVLPNLRGNAWMGPAAQMDLAGLLHWLHTNHGTKQVILVGGSMGGTGTLTFTANHPQDVAAAVALCPATDVGDYHQWCRHGCATSPLLCEIADAIEWSYGGTPAKVPTAYEGDNVRKNHQKLVMPLAIVHGTADETIPVDQSRLLAERLRGRATFQYHEIQGGDHNAPLQHFPQALAWCIDALEANTP; encoded by the coding sequence ATGCATAGTCAGTTTCCCCCCCGATGTGCCGACGCGACGGCAATTGAAATCGTCGCGAAAGGCCGCTATGAAGCACCCAACGCACCTGATGGCTTTGAACGGCTGCAGTATCGTAGCGCTGTGGATGGTTACGAAGACTGGGTACTGATCCGCAACCCCCGGCGGATGTCGCGATGGCTGGTGGTGCTACACGGCCACAATGCATCGGGCGATCAGTTGCTGACGCGTCCGGACATCCGGAAGCGATGGTGGCCGATGCTGGGCGACATGAGCATGGGTGTCGTTCTGCCGAACCTGCGTGGTAATGCCTGGATGGGCCCCGCTGCCCAGATGGATCTCGCCGGCTTGCTTCACTGGCTTCACACGAACCATGGGACCAAGCAGGTGATCCTGGTGGGTGGCTCCATGGGCGGCACCGGCACGTTGACCTTTACCGCGAACCACCCTCAGGACGTGGCTGCAGCGGTCGCACTATGCCCCGCGACAGACGTGGGCGATTACCATCAATGGTGCAGGCACGGCTGTGCGACTTCGCCACTTCTGTGTGAGATTGCTGACGCGATTGAATGGTCGTATGGGGGAACGCCAGCCAAGGTGCCCACGGCGTATGAAGGCGACAACGTACGAAAGAATCACCAGAAATTGGTAATGCCCTTGGCGATTGTTCATGGCACGGCGGACGAGACGATACCGGTGGACCAGTCTCGGCTACTGGCGGAGCGCCTACGAGGCCGAGCCACCTTTCAGTATCATGAAATACAGGGTGGCGATCACAACGCGCCCCTTCAACATTTTCCGCAAGCTTTGGCGTGGTGTATCGATGCATTGGAGGCAAACACGCCATGA